The Planctellipticum variicoloris DNA window GATGGCTGCGTCCGCTGGGAGGATTTCCAGGACTTCGCCCCGCGATCCGTCGGCAACGCGGCGGATGTGATTTTTCTGAATCCGGAAGTCCCCGATCGGGCGCAACTTTTCGCCGTTCTGGCTCACGAGTACGGACATTTGATCGCGTTCACACGACGCGGCATCGGTCTCGATCCGACCGCGGTTCCTGATGAAGACTGGCTGAACGAGGCACTGGCCCACGTCATTGAGGTTCAACTCTCGGGTCAGGACTCGAATCTCGCAGACCGCATTGATGAATTCCTGCGGCATCCGGAACAGAGTCCCCTGGTCGTCGCCAGTTCGACTCGTTCCGGACTCTGGCGCGATCCCGGCAGTCGCGGCGCAGGCTACCTCTTTCTGGAATGGCTTGTCAGGCGGTCACCTGAAGAGCGGCTGGCGCGACTGCTGCGTGGACCGGAACGGGGAACGCAGCTCGTCGAAGCCGTTTCCGGAACCGCTTTTGGCGAGACCTGGTCCGCCTGGGCGGCACACCTCTGGTCGCAGGGAATTCCCCAGCGTCGGGAAGGAACTGCGCGGCGCTATCCCGCCGCCGTTGACGTCGAATTGAGTCGACATCCGCTTCGGATTGCCGTCAGAGGCATGTCCCTCTGCTACCTGTCTGCCGCCACGCACCTTCCCGGCGGAACGATTGCCGTCACGCTCCCAGCCGACGCAATCTGGCTGGAAGGATGGGCACAGCGTGATCGCGTTGTCGGCGCGCCGCTCGCGTCTGACCATCGCGATCCGCAGTACCGGTGAAACGATCCGCGGCCCCGCACCAGAACCCAGGAGCGACGCGGAGCTCTGCAGCTACTGGTTGTCGGTCTTCGCCGTGGGCGCCACGACGCCCGTCAGAACCAGGCGCAGAGCCTGCAGCTTCTGCAGTCGCGAAATCGGATAAATCCGCACGACTTTACTCTTGTAGGTCAGACGCCCCTCCGGATCAAACGCCAGGAACTCCTTCAGTTCGTCGTTTGCGTCGCCCGCGTAGAGCGCCGCAAATGTTTCGGGATCGACCCCGCGCCCCGATTCCAGATCGTCCACGACATTCAAACCACCGCAGAGGATGGCGTAGGCATTCACCGACTTGGTGGCGGGCACGAGCCGATTTTCGTCTTTCAGGGCCTGCGCGGCCGCGGCCAGCGCTTCCTGGACGCCCACGATTTTCTTTTTGGTCTCATCCGAGAGTTCCGAGACCTGGTTGTCCTGTGCGGCCAGTTCTCCGGGGCGGCCAATCTGCCACGCCCCCAGAGCATATCCGCTCCCGACCAGGACCGTCGCCAACGCCGCTCGCTGCAGCCAACGCATCGCTCGAACTCCTCGCGGTCTCGGAAGCCCGCAGTCTGAAGACAGACGTGTAGAAAGGCTCTGAACAGGGCTCGCCGAACCGCCAGTCTTCCACGGTTCAGAAAGTCGCTCCCTATGCTCTCGCACGTGGGTACGGTTTGCAAGGCATGAATTTGCCGGGGCGGTGCGGAAATCAGGGAGCGACAGCGAATTCGTCATCAGGCGCGCATGCGCGCCTGATAGTGACGAAGAGACTCGACCAGTTCGGCCAGAACCACGGGAGACGGCAGAGGCCGCCCGGCTTCCGCCTCGATCCTTGCAGCCAGTTGCGTGAGGCCCGGGTAGCCGTAACCCCCGCCAGCCCCCTTCAATTGATGTGCGAATTGCGCCAGTTGCTGGAAATCCGCAGATTTCAGAACGCGATCCAGTTGATTCAGTCGCTCCGGAAGTTCGCGCAGAAACGTCTCAACCACCTCGGCGAAGAGTTCCGGATCACCAAGCTCCGAATGCACCAGATCGGACGAACGATCATCGCCGTTCATGAATCGAATGCCCGTCGTGGTAAAAAGCGCGACGGAGGATCTGCGTCCGAGGGGTCCCGGGGTCCGCCGACACTCTGCTTTGACGAGAACACCGACGAGTCGGAATTGCCGGAGGACCGGAAAACCCGATTCAGGCCGCCTGTTCGTGGGGAGACTTCTGCGAGTTCCGTTCGGCAACGCCGGGACTGGCGTCGGTCTCCGACGCCAGCCGTCGGGTCCTCCCGCCCAGTTCCGCGCTGACATACATGACCGCCGTGGCAATGCCGACCGTGAGCAGGCAGGTCAGCAGAACCGACGGATTATTTCCGCCCAGCCAGTCGGTAGGCATGATCGTTTGTCCGAGAGGTCGGTGAAGAGGATGACGGGTCAGGTCTTGGTTCCGTCCGACCAACCCCACCCTGTAGAGGTCGGACGCAAACCCGTTCGGGCGAGAGTCCGGCGAAATCTGCAAAGTGGTTTTCTGCGATTCCCTGGCCAGAACTGCGATCAGCGGAACCGGATGACTTGATACGGCTGTAGCGAGTTTGTCGATTGCGATGCGGAGACGCGCTCGAAGCGATCAGCCGCCGGCGTCTGAAAGTCGCATCAAGGCGGACTTGTGGGTTTTGAGGCGGTCAGTCAGACTCTGACCATTGCTGCGAACGGCGCTGTCGGCCCCCGCGGGTCGCGACAGCCGCCACACTGGCCCAGATTCTGATGGACGACGCACCATGCACGCGGTCTTCGCGATCATTGTCGGATGGCAAACACTCCTGGCGGCCGCGCTTCCCGATGGCGCCCAGCTCTCGTATTCCGGGACCTTGACGAAAGTCGAACGAGACAAAAGTGCGCCTATGAAGTCATTCCAGGTCATCGGACTCGTCATCGGCGAAGCGGGCAACCAGTCGCTTCTTTACCAGGTTGATGAGCGGGGCGGCGGCGGCGGTTGGGCGTGGCCCGAGCGCTTCGGCAACCTGCCGCTCAGCCAGTCGGGTTCTCAGGCCGCGATCCAGATCCTTCACACGCACGAAGGAACGCCGAACGCGATCCCGGTCCGGCGGCCCGTGTTCGAGTTCCCGGAGCGACTGAAAACTGATGAAAACTGGACGGACGGCCAACTGGAATATGTCGTCGGCCGGCAGCGAAAGCTGCAGGGGCGCGACTGCTGGCCGATCGAGGTCGCTTCGGCGAACGGCCGGCACCAGTCGCTCAACGTCGATGCCGGTTCGGGAGTGATTGTCACGGCCGAACAACGGGTCTTCATGGGTCGCGGCGAAGAATTTCAGTTGCGTCTGGAACTGACCGGAGAGCAGGTTCTGACGGGGGATTCGCTGTCCGGCAGCCGGGCTGCGGGACTGCAGCTCGTGGCGCTTCAAACGTCGCTTGCCAGAAAGCCGGATCCGCGGAACACCGAGCTCCTTCCCGATCAGCTCGGGAAAGTCCGGGAACAGCTCCCCGCGTTGCAACAGGCGGCCAGCGGAACGGTCTGGTCCCGGCTCGTGGAAACGATCACCCGCGACGTGCAGCAGCAGGGGCGGAAGCAGGAGGGGCTCGCCGGGCTTGAGAAGAAGTTCGTCGGACAGGAAGTCCGCTGGTCCGATCTGGCGCTGCTCTCGGGCAAGACGCTGCCGGCTGACGAGCTGAAAGGCAAAGTCGTCGTGCTGCAGCTCTGGGAGTACAACGGAGACCAGTTGCTGGAACCGTACGGCCAGGTCGGTTATCTCGACTTCCTGTCCCACCAGCAAAAGAAGCGGGGCGTCCGGGTGGTCGGCGTCGCCGTCGATATCAAAGGGGACAAAGCCGCCGCCGCAAAGCGATCCGCCCGCAAACTGAAGGAATTCATGAACTTGAGTTATGACATCGCGGTCGACGACGGCACGCTGCTGGAGCTGCTCGGAGATCCGCGCAGCCTGGGCGCCGCCCTGCCCCTCTGGATCGTCGTCGACGGAACGGGA harbors:
- a CDS encoding Hpt domain-containing protein; amino-acid sequence: MNGDDRSSDLVHSELGDPELFAEVVETFLRELPERLNQLDRVLKSADFQQLAQFAHQLKGAGGGYGYPGLTQLAARIEAEAGRPLPSPVVLAELVESLRHYQARMRA